In Segatella copri, the DNA window AGAGAATGATGCCGGCGAGACCGATGCAGCCCAATGCTGCCATCGCATTGCCCAAGGTTGGGAATACGTGAACGGTGCCAAGCATGTATGGCAGGAAGCCGAAGAAGAGCAGAAGCAGCGTGCCTATTACACCCACGGTGAAGACCATAGGAAGGAGATGCACGAGTTTGAGACTCTCTGGATATTTCTTGTAGAGATTGATGCGGGCGATGCCACTGTTGTAGACCTGTCGCCAGAACTTGCGGAAGTCGGTGCGGCGCTTATGCCATACCCATGCTTCAGGGAACAGACGGCAACGGCAGCCTGCCTTGAAGATACGGATAGAGAAATCAATGTCCTCACCGAAACGCATATTAGAAAAGCCATTCAACCTGAGATAAACATCCCTGCGGATGCCCATGTTGAATGAACGGGGATAGAACTTATCCATCTTCTTCTTTCCGCCACGGATGCCACCGGTGGTAAAGAAAGAAGTCATGGAATAAGAAATGGCTTTCTGAGTATCTGTAAATGATGAGTGCGCCTTGTCGGGACCGCCGAAAGCATCGGCTGGCTCACGGCTCAACTCATCACTTACAGCCTTCAGATAACCTTCTGGCAAGACCACGTCGCTATCGAGTATCAGAAGATACTCACCCTTGGCGCGCTCGGCACCATAGTTGCGACTCTGGCCCGGACCAGAGTTCTCCTTATAGTAATAATGTATATCCATCATGTGCTCATATCGTTTGCACACCTCCTCGCAGGGAGTCTGTGAGCCATCCTCAACGATGACAACTTCGAAGTCTTTCTCTGATTGATGAGTCAGACTCTCTAAAAGTTCGTCCACTTCGTCAGGACGATTAAATACAGGTACTATGATGGAATATTTCATTCTTCTTACTATTAAGGGTTAGTTTTACTCAATAAGAGCACAATCTTCCTGTTGGAGGATGTATTACTCGCTTACACGACCGAGGTAGCTACCGTCACGGGTGTCGATCTGGATAGTCTCGCCTTCGTTGACGAACAAAGGAACACGAACCTCAGCACCAGTCTCCAATGTAGCAGGCTTTGTTGCGTTGGTAGCAGTATTACCCTTTACACCTGGCTCAGAGTGAGTAATCTTCAAAGTAGTCTTCACTGGCATTTCAGCCAAGAGGATAGTACCATCAGTTGTATCAGTAACCACCTCAACAACGTCACCCTCCTTCATGTACTGGCCACCAGTAACGTTCTCCTTAGCGATAGGCACCTGCTCGAAAGTCTCCT includes these proteins:
- the efp gene encoding elongation factor P codes for the protein MINSQEIKIGTCIRMDGKVWVCIDFQHRKPGKGNTVMNTKLKNVADGRVLERTFQVGFKLEDVRVERRPYQYLYEDATGCIFMNQETFEQVPIAKENVTGGQYMKEGDVVEVVTDTTDGTILLAEMPVKTTLKITHSEPGVKGNTATNATKPATLETGAEVRVPLFVNEGETIQIDTRDGSYLGRVSE
- a CDS encoding glycosyltransferase, yielding MKYSIIVPVFNRPDEVDELLESLTHQSEKDFEVVIVEDGSQTPCEEVCKRYEHMMDIHYYYKENSGPGQSRNYGAERAKGEYLLILDSDVVLPEGYLKAVSDELSREPADAFGGPDKAHSSFTDTQKAISYSMTSFFTTGGIRGGKKKMDKFYPRSFNMGIRRDVYLRLNGFSNMRFGEDIDFSIRIFKAGCRCRLFPEAWVWHKRRTDFRKFWRQVYNSGIARINLYKKYPESLKLVHLLPMVFTVGVIGTLLLLFFGFLPYMLGTVHVFPTLGNAMAALGCIGLAGIILYTIALFIDSSRENHSVKIGLLSIRAAFTQLMGYGCGFLSAWWKRCVLGQSEFSAYNKTFYK